In Candidatus Leptovillus gracilis, a single window of DNA contains:
- a CDS encoding F0F1 ATP synthase subunit C has protein sequence MDNLGWIAIISIATAGLTIAIGSLGPALGQGRAVAQALSSIAQQPDEAGTITRTLFVGLAMIESTAIYCFVIAIILLFVNPFWNYATALIGG, from the coding sequence ATGGATAATCTCGGCTGGATAGCCATCATCTCCATCGCCACCGCTGGACTGACCATTGCCATTGGCTCATTGGGGCCAGCGTTAGGGCAGGGGCGTGCCGTAGCCCAGGCCCTTAGCTCCATTGCCCAACAACCCGATGAAGCTGGTACCATCACCCGCACCCTGTTTGTCGGCCTGGCGATGATTGAGTCTACGGCCATTTACTGCTTTGTTATCGCCATCATCCTGCTTTTTGTCAACCCCTTTTGGAACTACGCGACCGCGTTGATCGGAGGTTAA
- a CDS encoding alternate F1F0 ATPase, F1 subunit alpha, whose amino-acid sequence MPGDRLHALLDETFVAFAQAQDQVRPRLYAQEVGHVTYVGSGIARIQGLMGVQAEELIRFPGGLTGMAFNLDETEVGVILLGDSQYLRAGDEVRRMHRVLDVPVGEGMLGRVLDPTGRPLDGRGPIPTIERWPVERPVTPIMDRAPVTVPLQTGLKVVDALIPVGRGQRELILGDRQTGKTAVALDTILNQAGKDVLCVYCAVGQRSSAVAGVIADLRERGAMEYSIVVVAAGEDPPGLEFIAPYAATTIAEYFMEQGRDVLIVYDDLTRHAWAYRELSLLLRRPPGREAFPGDIFYLHSRLLERSTRLRPESGGGSLTALPIVETEAQNVAAYIPTNIISITDGQIYLSPDLFQKGILPAVDVGRSVSRVGGKTQLAAYRAVAGDLRLSYTQFEELENFARFGTRLDETTQQTIERGRRVREVLKQAQFAPLPVAQQIAVMLAVTAGLFDDVPVAQIDRLSQVVQEAVVKLETAVCRRIERGEKLSDADREALLARIQATIHG is encoded by the coding sequence ATGCCTGGTGACCGGCTGCACGCCTTGCTGGACGAGACGTTTGTCGCCTTTGCCCAGGCGCAGGACCAGGTACGGCCGCGTCTGTATGCGCAGGAAGTGGGTCATGTGACGTATGTCGGGTCGGGCATTGCCCGCATTCAGGGGTTGATGGGGGTGCAGGCGGAGGAACTCATTCGCTTTCCTGGCGGGCTGACAGGCATGGCCTTCAACCTGGATGAGACGGAAGTTGGCGTGATTTTGTTGGGCGACAGTCAGTATTTGCGAGCAGGCGACGAGGTGCGGCGGATGCACCGGGTATTGGATGTGCCGGTGGGCGAGGGGATGCTGGGGCGGGTATTAGACCCCACCGGACGGCCGTTAGACGGCCGTGGCCCGATTCCCACCATTGAGCGCTGGCCGGTGGAACGACCGGTGACGCCCATCATGGACCGCGCCCCGGTGACAGTGCCGCTGCAAACCGGGTTGAAAGTTGTTGACGCTCTGATCCCGGTGGGGCGCGGTCAACGCGAACTGATTTTAGGCGATAGGCAGACCGGAAAAACGGCCGTTGCCCTGGATACCATCCTCAACCAGGCAGGCAAAGACGTCCTCTGTGTCTACTGCGCTGTCGGCCAGCGCAGTTCGGCCGTCGCTGGCGTTATCGCCGATTTGCGCGAACGTGGGGCAATGGAATACAGCATCGTCGTGGTCGCCGCCGGAGAAGACCCGCCCGGTTTGGAGTTCATCGCTCCCTATGCCGCCACCACCATCGCTGAATATTTCATGGAACAGGGGCGCGACGTCCTCATTGTCTATGATGACCTGACGCGCCACGCCTGGGCGTACCGCGAATTGTCACTGCTGCTGCGCCGCCCACCCGGCCGCGAAGCATTCCCTGGCGACATCTTCTACCTCCATTCGCGCCTGCTGGAACGTTCCACCCGGCTGCGCCCGGAATCCGGCGGCGGTTCGCTGACCGCCCTGCCCATTGTCGAGACTGAGGCGCAAAATGTGGCCGCCTACATCCCCACCAACATCATCTCTATCACCGACGGCCAGATTTACCTCTCGCCCGACTTGTTTCAGAAGGGAATTTTGCCAGCCGTAGACGTGGGGCGTTCTGTGTCTCGGGTGGGTGGCAAGACGCAGTTGGCCGCTTATCGCGCTGTGGCCGGTGATTTGCGCCTGTCGTATACACAGTTTGAAGAGTTGGAGAACTTCGCCCGCTTTGGCACGCGGCTGGACGAGACGACGCAGCAGACGATTGAACGTGGCCGCCGCGTGCGCGAGGTGTTGAAACAGGCGCAGTTTGCGCCGCTGCCGGTGGCGCAGCAAATTGCCGTGATGCTGGCCGTGACGGCCGGTTTGTTTGATGACGTGCCGGTGGCGCAGATTGATAGGCTGAGTCAGGTGGTGCAAGAAGCGGTGGTAAAGTTAGAAACGGCCGTTTGCCGCCGTATTGAGCGCGGCGAAAAACTGAGCGACGCCGACCGCGAGGCGCTGTTGGCGCGTATTCAAGCCACCATTCATGGGTGA
- a CDS encoding F0F1 ATP synthase subunit B, producing the protein MLIDWFTVIAQIINFLILVLLLRRFLYRPILNAMAERERKIADRLAAAEAQRVAATAEIEAYRQKNSAFAQEREQMVREAEATAVARKQAWLEQARTEVNETRTRWQKALAEEKESFLQTMRQQVGQQTYHVIRRALTDLADAGLEARIVDVFLARLAALPPDDAQTIYEALQGDMAVLTLNSSFEIDNAQRQALRQALFAQFGPGQAIRFATTPDLICGLELVAPGHKVAWSLSSYLDELEETLGDVLAHIPAASETAAAETAEAPTHAW; encoded by the coding sequence GTGCTGATTGATTGGTTTACCGTCATCGCCCAAATCATCAACTTCCTGATTCTGGTGCTGCTGCTGCGCCGCTTCCTTTACCGGCCGATCCTGAACGCCATGGCCGAGCGCGAGCGCAAAATAGCCGACCGCCTGGCCGCTGCCGAAGCGCAGCGCGTGGCGGCGACCGCGGAAATTGAAGCCTACCGCCAGAAAAACAGCGCCTTTGCGCAAGAACGAGAACAAATGGTGCGCGAAGCAGAGGCGACGGCCGTTGCCCGCAAACAAGCGTGGCTAGAACAGGCGCGAACCGAAGTCAACGAAACGCGCACCCGTTGGCAAAAGGCGTTGGCCGAAGAGAAAGAATCCTTCTTACAAACGATGCGCCAACAGGTAGGGCAGCAAACCTATCATGTCATTCGCCGCGCCCTGACCGACCTGGCCGACGCCGGGCTGGAGGCGCGGATTGTGGATGTCTTTCTAGCCCGGCTGGCCGCTCTACCCCCGGACGACGCCCAGACCATTTATGAGGCGCTGCAGGGGGACATGGCCGTTCTGACACTTAACAGCAGCTTTGAAATTGACAATGCGCAGCGGCAGGCGCTGCGTCAGGCCCTCTTCGCCCAATTCGGGCCTGGGCAGGCCATCCGATTTGCCACAACACCAGACTTGATCTGTGGTTTGGAATTGGTAGCGCCCGGCCATAAAGTAGCCTGGAGCCTGTCCAGTTATCTGGACGAACTGGAGGAGACGCTGGGCGACGTTTTGGCGCACATACCGGCGGCTTCTGAAACCGCCGCGGCTGAGACGGCGGAGGCTCCGACCCATGCCTGGTGA
- a CDS encoding LacI family DNA-binding transcriptional regulator, which translates to MTQELINPNNVTIVDVAREANVSYATVSRVVNNFAHVKPETRERVEAAMSKLGYVVNLKARSLAGGRSQVVGVLIYELDTSYHVEIVKGVDAEIANSNYDLMLSTTHKRKGKESTYVTQLTQGMADGLLVVLPRNLEAYQGDLDRKRFPYVLIDHPGLGIGDCSAVLTANWQGAYDATRYLIELGHKRIGFVTGFIEVASAQDRLAGYQTALRDHGLLVDPELICKGDFLEQSGHDAALKFLQLNKPPTAVFASSDICAFGVMKAVQAAGGRVPEDVSIMGFDDVPEASYMRPMLTTVRQPLRSMGQEATRILIERIEDPTLPTKRVEFATELIVRESCQSPNESQFL; encoded by the coding sequence ATGACTCAAGAACTGATAAACCCAAACAACGTCACCATTGTAGATGTGGCCCGTGAAGCAAACGTCTCGTATGCCACGGTCTCTCGTGTTGTGAATAATTTCGCCCATGTGAAACCAGAAACACGGGAGCGCGTCGAAGCGGCGATGTCCAAACTCGGCTATGTGGTGAATCTAAAAGCACGCAGCCTGGCAGGCGGGCGATCTCAAGTCGTCGGCGTGTTGATTTATGAGCTGGACACGAGTTATCACGTCGAAATTGTGAAAGGGGTTGATGCCGAAATCGCCAATTCTAATTACGATTTGATGCTGTCTACGACCCACAAGCGCAAAGGCAAGGAGTCTACTTACGTGACCCAGCTTACCCAAGGCATGGCGGATGGGCTTCTGGTTGTGCTGCCCAGGAATTTGGAGGCTTACCAGGGAGACCTAGACCGGAAACGCTTTCCTTACGTACTCATTGATCATCCTGGCCTTGGAATTGGTGATTGCAGCGCTGTGTTGACGGCGAACTGGCAAGGGGCTTACGATGCCACGCGGTATCTTATTGAGTTGGGTCACAAACGCATTGGGTTTGTCACCGGGTTTATTGAGGTGGCCAGCGCCCAGGATCGTTTGGCTGGCTACCAGACTGCGTTACGGGATCATGGCCTTTTGGTTGATCCTGAGTTGATATGCAAGGGCGACTTCCTGGAACAAAGCGGTCACGATGCGGCGCTTAAGTTTTTGCAGCTAAACAAGCCACCAACGGCCGTTTTTGCTTCCAGCGACATATGCGCGTTTGGCGTCATGAAGGCTGTTCAGGCGGCCGGCGGGCGTGTGCCGGAAGATGTCTCGATTATGGGCTTTGATGATGTGCCGGAAGCCTCGTACATGCGCCCCATGCTGACCACCGTCCGACAACCGCTGCGCAGCATGGGCCAGGAAGCCACCCGCATCCTGATCGAACGGATTGAAGATCCCACGCTGCCGACCAAGCGCGTTGAATTTGCCACAGAATTGATCGTGCGTGAGAGCTGCCAATCGCCAAACGAGAGCCAGTTTTTGTGA
- a CDS encoding F0F1 ATP synthase subunit A: MEISPDNIIYWSYGPLKLNATILFTWLIMVLLVGVSWLVTRKITSDDHLTPGQNLLEVLVQALYDQISEIGQQRPERYLPFVGTLFIFIAAANLLAIVPGYQPPTGSLSTTAALAICVFVAVPLYGIAQLGLWTYLKQYAQPTPVMLPFNIIGELSRTLALAVRLFGNVMSGTMIAGVLLSIVPLFFPIIMQVLGMVTGLIQAYIFAVLAMVYIASATQVQTKQRPLPDE; this comes from the coding sequence ATGGAAATAAGTCCTGACAACATCATCTATTGGTCTTATGGACCGCTCAAGCTAAACGCCACGATCCTGTTTACCTGGCTGATTATGGTGCTGCTGGTAGGCGTCTCCTGGCTGGTAACTCGTAAAATCACCAGCGACGATCATCTGACACCAGGACAAAACCTGCTGGAGGTATTGGTGCAGGCGCTGTATGACCAGATAAGCGAAATTGGGCAGCAGCGGCCGGAACGGTATTTGCCCTTCGTCGGCACGCTCTTTATCTTTATTGCCGCCGCCAATTTGTTGGCGATTGTGCCCGGCTACCAACCGCCTACGGGGTCGCTTTCGACAACGGCCGCTCTGGCCATTTGTGTTTTTGTGGCTGTGCCGCTTTATGGCATTGCCCAACTCGGCCTGTGGACCTACCTGAAGCAGTACGCCCAGCCGACGCCGGTGATGCTGCCTTTCAACATCATCGGCGAACTGTCGCGCACGTTGGCCCTGGCGGTGCGGCTCTTTGGCAATGTGATGAGTGGCACGATGATCGCCGGGGTACTGCTGTCTATTGTGCCGCTGTTTTTCCCCATCATCATGCAGGTGTTGGGGATGGTAACGGGCCTGATTCAGGCTTATATTTTTGCGGTGCTGGCGATGGTCTACATCGCTTCCGCCACCCAGGTGCAGACAAAGCAACGGCCGTTGCCCGACGAATAA
- a CDS encoding F0F1 ATP synthase subunit beta: protein MSAPRILARKAQAASNIGVIAAVRGSVVDAYFPQRLPALYQRLSAGEDGQIIIEVVAHLSANQVRGIALTPTQGLARGTEILDEERPLQVPVGQRILGRIFNVFGETLDNLEPLTGGEWRSIHQPAIPLHQRVVSAEIFQTGIKAIDVLAPLERGGRAGLFGGAGVGKTVLITELINNVVGQYEGVSLFCGIGERSREAEELYREMKDAGVLDNTVMIFGQMNEPPGARFRVGHAALTMAEYFRDDAHQDVLLLIDNIFRFIQAGSEVSGLMGQIPSRVGYQPTLATELAELQERICNTAAGAITSVQAVYVPADDFTDPAAIHTFGYLTASIVLSRKRASEGLYPAIDPLQSGSKMLTPRVVGERHYHIAQEIRRTLAGYEELKDIIAMLGLEELSPEDRRVVARARRLERFLTQPFYTTEQFTGMSGKRVPLEAALDGCERILNDEFADYPERALYMIGPISEAENKRS from the coding sequence ATGTCTGCGCCCAGGATTCTGGCACGGAAGGCACAGGCGGCATCGAATATCGGCGTCATTGCCGCCGTGCGTGGCAGTGTTGTAGACGCCTATTTTCCGCAGCGGCTGCCCGCCCTGTACCAACGGTTAAGCGCCGGGGAAGACGGGCAGATTATCATCGAAGTAGTCGCCCATCTAAGCGCCAACCAGGTGCGGGGTATCGCCCTGACGCCGACCCAGGGATTGGCGCGCGGGACGGAAATTTTAGATGAGGAACGGCCGTTGCAAGTCCCGGTCGGGCAGCGTATTCTCGGCCGTATCTTCAATGTCTTTGGCGAAACCCTGGACAACCTGGAACCCCTCACTGGTGGTGAATGGCGCTCCATTCATCAACCCGCCATCCCTCTTCATCAACGTGTTGTCAGCGCCGAGATTTTCCAGACCGGCATCAAAGCCATAGATGTGTTGGCCCCTCTGGAGCGTGGCGGCCGCGCCGGGCTGTTTGGCGGCGCGGGTGTAGGCAAAACCGTTCTCATCACCGAACTCATCAACAACGTCGTCGGCCAGTATGAAGGCGTCAGCCTTTTCTGCGGCATTGGCGAACGCAGCCGAGAAGCGGAAGAGCTGTACCGGGAGATGAAAGACGCGGGCGTGTTGGACAACACCGTGATGATCTTCGGCCAGATGAACGAACCGCCTGGCGCGCGTTTTCGCGTCGGCCACGCCGCCCTGACCATGGCCGAATACTTCCGCGACGACGCCCATCAAGACGTGCTGCTGCTGATAGACAATATCTTTCGCTTCATCCAGGCCGGCTCTGAGGTGTCTGGACTAATGGGACAAATTCCTTCCCGCGTAGGCTACCAGCCCACCCTGGCCACGGAACTGGCCGAACTGCAAGAACGCATCTGCAACACCGCTGCCGGGGCCATCACTTCCGTGCAGGCAGTCTATGTGCCCGCCGATGATTTTACCGACCCGGCGGCCATCCACACATTTGGCTATCTGACGGCTTCTATTGTGCTTTCGCGCAAGCGGGCCAGCGAAGGGTTGTACCCGGCCATAGACCCGCTGCAATCCGGCTCCAAAATGCTGACGCCGCGTGTGGTTGGCGAACGCCATTACCACATCGCCCAGGAAATTCGCCGCACGCTGGCCGGGTATGAGGAGCTGAAAGACATCATCGCCATGTTGGGGTTGGAAGAGTTGTCGCCAGAGGATCGGCGGGTGGTGGCGCGGGCGCGCCGGTTGGAACGTTTTCTGACGCAGCCTTTCTACACCACTGAGCAGTTCACCGGCATGAGCGGTAAGCGGGTTCCCCTGGAAGCGGCTTTAGATGGCTGTGAACGGATTCTGAATGATGAATTTGCCGATTACCCGGAACGGGCGCTGTATATGATTGGCCCTATCAGCGAGGCAGAGAACAAACGATCATGA
- a CDS encoding AtpZ/AtpI family protein has product MNEKNNGRSPHKELERRIARKEQRKLWARRHEKERVWFGLGTFGIVGWSVTVPTLLGLALGLWIDATWPSRYSWTLMLLIGGILLGCWNAWYWVSQEQARIQQELEEMSPEETADSS; this is encoded by the coding sequence ATGAATGAAAAAAATAACGGCCGTTCCCCCCATAAAGAGCTAGAACGCCGCATTGCCCGCAAAGAGCAGCGCAAGCTGTGGGCGCGCCGCCACGAAAAAGAGCGCGTCTGGTTTGGTCTGGGCACGTTCGGCATCGTCGGCTGGTCTGTCACCGTCCCCACCCTGCTCGGCCTGGCCCTCGGCCTGTGGATAGACGCCACCTGGCCCAGTCGTTATTCCTGGACGCTGATGCTGCTCATCGGCGGGATCTTGCTCGGCTGCTGGAACGCCTGGTACTGGGTCAGCCAGGAGCAGGCGCGCATTCAACAAGAGTTGGAAGAGATGTCGCCAGAGGAAACGGCCGATTCGTCGTGA
- a CDS encoding ATP synthase subunit I, which yields MNSAQLVFSLLVGALIGALYFGGLWYTVRQLPTARRPALLFIGSYLLRLALLLGAVYLLAGSHWYNMLSALVGILLARTLLIRRWGPGAENDEQQARNRQSSIENRKSSYGNKS from the coding sequence GTGAACAGCGCGCAGCTTGTCTTTAGCCTGCTGGTTGGTGCGTTAATCGGCGCCCTTTACTTTGGCGGCCTCTGGTACACCGTGCGCCAACTGCCCACCGCCCGCCGCCCGGCGCTGCTGTTCATCGGCAGTTACCTGTTACGTCTGGCCTTGCTCCTGGGGGCTGTCTATTTGTTGGCCGGCAGCCATTGGTACAACATGCTCAGCGCCCTGGTTGGCATCCTGCTCGCCCGCACCTTGCTCATCCGCCGCTGGGGACCAGGAGCAGAGAACGATGAACAACAGGCGCGTAACCGTCAATCGTCAATTGAAAATCGAAAATCCTCTTATGGAAATAAGTCCTGA
- a CDS encoding carbohydrate ABC transporter substrate-binding protein has product MILASIALVACSGSTPAANEETAAVQPTQSAAQPTTETAVVPPAATEKTVLNVWSFTNEINTMAVAYECRNPDVDVVYTMIPMTNGEYQTKLLASLGTREAPDVIALEASFVKEYVESDFLADLGMLLPEAEAAETYPFVIEVGSHEGVTKAYSYQATPGALFYRRSLAREYFGTDDPVEVQALLSDMEKFIEAAAIIKEKSGGDTYMVASNGDFQNPFFANRAQPWIVDGELVVDPMVAEYINIAKLFRDEGYEAQAAQWQEGWFAGMSDTLVDAAGSPKKIFSYFLPTWGLPYVLAPNAVAADGASDTTGDWGVIEGPLPYQWGGTWVGVINGSPKFDLATDFVRFVALDQENLANWANGVYTNEYLKTCDPLVPGDQNQAPGDFVSSQVVVENIIPSFDDSAMSAFLGGQNSYAGFAAAAPSVNAELMTGSDDAIQRALADPVSQYLNGEITEDDLWASWKDNLRIEFPDLRIP; this is encoded by the coding sequence ATGATTTTAGCTAGTATTGCTCTGGTGGCTTGTAGTGGTTCGACACCAGCAGCCAATGAAGAAACGGCCGCTGTCCAACCAACCCAATCCGCTGCACAGCCGACAACAGAAACGGCCGTTGTCCCCCCCGCAGCAACCGAAAAGACCGTCCTCAATGTCTGGTCCTTCACCAACGAAATCAACACCATGGCCGTGGCCTACGAATGCCGCAATCCCGACGTAGATGTCGTTTACACCATGATCCCCATGACCAACGGCGAGTATCAAACCAAGCTGTTGGCCTCCCTCGGAACCAGAGAAGCGCCCGACGTAATTGCCTTGGAGGCCTCTTTTGTCAAGGAGTACGTAGAAAGTGATTTTCTGGCCGATTTGGGTATGCTGCTGCCCGAAGCAGAAGCCGCCGAGACTTACCCATTTGTTATTGAAGTTGGCTCACACGAAGGCGTTACCAAAGCTTACTCCTACCAGGCCACCCCAGGCGCTCTGTTCTACCGCCGCAGCCTGGCCAGAGAATACTTCGGCACAGACGATCCCGTAGAAGTCCAGGCCCTGTTGTCCGACATGGAAAAATTCATAGAAGCAGCGGCCATCATCAAAGAGAAATCCGGTGGCGATACGTACATGGTTGCCTCCAACGGCGATTTCCAAAATCCCTTTTTCGCCAATCGGGCCCAGCCGTGGATTGTTGACGGCGAACTTGTTGTGGACCCGATGGTGGCTGAATACATAAACATCGCCAAGCTCTTCCGCGATGAAGGCTACGAAGCCCAGGCCGCCCAATGGCAAGAAGGCTGGTTCGCCGGGATGAGCGACACGCTGGTAGATGCCGCCGGCAGCCCCAAGAAGATCTTCTCCTACTTCCTGCCGACATGGGGTCTGCCCTATGTGTTGGCCCCGAATGCCGTTGCCGCGGATGGCGCCAGCGATACCACAGGCGACTGGGGTGTTATTGAAGGGCCGCTGCCCTACCAGTGGGGCGGTACCTGGGTTGGTGTTATCAATGGCAGCCCCAAGTTTGACCTGGCGACTGATTTCGTTCGCTTCGTCGCTTTGGACCAGGAAAACCTGGCCAATTGGGCAAACGGCGTTTACACCAATGAATACCTGAAAACATGCGACCCCCTGGTCCCCGGTGATCAAAACCAGGCTCCCGGCGACTTTGTCTCCAGCCAGGTGGTGGTTGAGAATATCATCCCGTCTTTTGATGACTCAGCTATGAGTGCCTTCCTCGGCGGCCAAAATTCTTACGCTGGCTTTGCCGCCGCCGCCCCCTCGGTCAACGCCGAATTGATGACCGGCTCTGATGATGCCATTCAACGGGCGCTGGCCGACCCTGTGTCTCAATATCTGAACGGCGAAATCACCGAAGATGACCTGTGGGCTTCCTGGAAAGATAACCTCCGCATCGAATTCCCGGATCTTCGCATTCCCTAG
- a CDS encoding F0F1 ATP synthase subunit epsilon, producing the protein MILKVLLPKQVLLHEQVRKVVAEGQNGSFCLLPRHVDFVSALVPGLLAYETAVGQEAFLAIDEGILVKCGAEVLVSTRNAAQGADLGQLQVVIREQFVELDEREKQTRSALAKIEMDFVRRFMEL; encoded by the coding sequence ATGATCCTGAAGGTGCTGCTGCCGAAGCAGGTGCTGCTGCACGAACAGGTCCGTAAGGTGGTGGCCGAAGGGCAAAACGGATCTTTTTGTCTGCTGCCGCGCCACGTAGATTTTGTCTCGGCGTTGGTTCCCGGATTGTTGGCTTATGAAACGGCCGTCGGCCAGGAAGCATTTCTGGCAATTGACGAAGGCATTCTGGTAAAGTGCGGCGCTGAAGTATTGGTCTCCACCCGGAACGCGGCGCAGGGCGCTGACCTGGGGCAGTTGCAAGTGGTGATCCGCGAGCAATTTGTGGAACTGGACGAGCGCGAAAAACAGACGCGCTCTGCGTTGGCTAAGATAGAGATGGATTTTGTGCGCCGGTTTATGGAGTTGTAG
- a CDS encoding F0F1 ATP synthase subunit gamma, which yields MENIEDIRRRIKNASDLHAIVRTMRALAMTSIRQYERAVESLADYYRTTELGLNVVLTTAVREGYALPPAPRAPLADRGTAVLVFGSDQSMCGQFNEQIAAYTAERLNRLGIPAANLHVIAIGARVAPPLAERGLEAINLFSVPGSVAGITPMVQELLLRSDQWQNPATQPIIEQVFLFYNQLQSTVAYRSRMQRLLPINLKQLRHLEKQPWPSPVLPAFSMDWLPLFSALLREHLFVSLFRAFAESLASENAARLVSMQAAERNIEERLGELHKLYHHQRQDAITSELLDIISGFELLSLPQM from the coding sequence ATGGAAAACATCGAAGACATCCGGCGGCGCATTAAAAACGCCAGCGATTTACACGCCATCGTGCGCACCATGCGGGCGCTGGCGATGACCAGCATTCGCCAGTATGAGCGGGCGGTCGAGTCGCTGGCGGATTACTACCGTACGACGGAACTAGGGCTGAATGTGGTGCTGACAACGGCCGTGCGTGAAGGATACGCTCTACCCCCTGCCCCGCGCGCGCCGCTGGCCGACCGGGGAACCGCTGTTCTCGTTTTTGGCTCCGACCAGAGCATGTGCGGCCAATTCAACGAACAGATTGCCGCCTATACGGCCGAAAGATTGAACCGCCTCGGCATTCCCGCGGCCAATCTACACGTCATCGCCATCGGCGCCCGCGTCGCGCCGCCGTTGGCCGAGCGCGGACTGGAAGCCATCAATCTTTTTAGTGTGCCCGGCAGCGTCGCCGGTATTACGCCGATGGTGCAAGAGCTGCTGCTGCGCAGCGACCAGTGGCAAAACCCGGCCACGCAGCCTATCATTGAACAGGTCTTCCTGTTTTATAATCAACTACAATCCACGGTCGCTTATCGTTCACGTATGCAGCGCTTGCTGCCCATCAATCTAAAACAACTTCGTCACCTGGAGAAACAGCCCTGGCCTTCACCGGTGCTGCCCGCTTTTAGTATGGATTGGCTGCCCCTTTTTTCGGCGCTGCTGCGCGAACATCTTTTTGTCTCCCTCTTTCGTGCCTTCGCCGAATCTCTGGCCAGCGAAAACGCCGCCCGCCTGGTTTCCATGCAGGCCGCCGAGCGCAACATCGAAGAGCGGCTGGGTGAACTGCACAAGCTGTACCATCATCAGCGGCAAGATGCCATTACCAGCGAGCTTCTGGACATTATTTCCGGCTTCGAGCTGCTCAGTTTACCGCAAATGTAA